In Oreochromis niloticus isolate F11D_XX linkage group LG5, O_niloticus_UMD_NMBU, whole genome shotgun sequence, a single window of DNA contains:
- the LOC112846988 gene encoding uncharacterized protein LOC112846988, with protein sequence MAPSAKLQIIFGEDDVHKLLLPPGIPSTLQDLNDVLRETFDITGPFTVMYQDMDFDGQFFTLTSIEEVQDKANLKVVKTEPVILSLTTVDMSEVESPVPLSTEASSSSSVCDTILLSSPDESGPSYRSKPWPFKFEIPDFSYDIDLALEAGKQAYENDGTLLNNPSVTSSILEKLAETIFGFTAYPTGVQILAVAEALVAKYPCLKEPGSFNGLYGWQQRIKYKMGNYRAKLRGRQLAIPELEVNKLKRRCSSEEGSLKGFKRAKKAEVNYLPPLPFGETEETLEMERLDLLKEMKKKNNERAINEKMEKSFAMRRKEVVKDCPAIQDLLERWPSLFCENQIKEEFKRSWLKSLESVL encoded by the exons ATGGCACCCTCAGCGAAACTGCAGATAATTTTTGGGGAGGATGATGTCCACAAACTACTTTTACCTCCAGGCATCCCAAGCACACTTCAGGACCTCAATGATGTTCTTCGAGAGACATTTGATATTACAGGACCATTCACTGTTATGTACCAGGACATGGATTTCGACGGTCAGTTCTTCACTTTGACCTCGATTGAGGAAGTACAAGATAAAGCTAACCTCAAAGTAGTAAAAACTGAACCAGTAATCTTGAGTCTCACTACTGTGGACATGTCAGAAGTCGAATCTCCAGTTCCACTATCTACAGAAGCAAGCTCCTCCTCATCTGTATGCGACACAATCCTGTTGTCCTCCCCAGATGAGAGTGGACCATCCTACAGGTCTAAGCCATGGCCATTTAAGTTTGAAATACCAGACTTCTCTTATGATATAGACCTTGCACTGGAAGCAGGAAAGCAAGCTTATGAAAATGATGGCACACTTTTGAACAACCCAAGCGTAACTAGTAGCATTCTTGAGAAGCTTGCAGAGACTATATTTGGCTTCACAGCATATCCAACTGGTGTCCAGATTTTAGCTGTTGCTGAAGCCTTGGTAGCAAAATACCCATGCCTCAAAGAGCCAGGGTCTTTTAATGGCCTATATGGTTGGCAACAGAGGATAAAGTATAAAATGGGCAACTACAGGGCAAAGTTAAGAGGTCGCCAATTAGCCATTCCAGAGCTCGAGGTGAACAAACTGAAGAGACGATGCTCCAGTGAAGAGGGTTCACTTAAAGGCTTTAAAAGGGCAAAAAAAGCTGAAGTCAACTATCTGCCACCACTGCCATTCGGTGAGACTGAGGAAACCTTAGAGATGGAGAGACTAGATTTGCTGAaggaaatgaagaagaagaacaatgaGAGGGCAATTAATGAGAAAATGGAGAAGTCTTTTGCTATGAGAAGAAAAGAGGTTGTCAAGGATTGCCCCGCAATCCAAGACCTCTTAGAGAGGTGGCCTTCTCTGTTCTGTGAAAATCAG ATCAAAGAGGAGTTTaagcgatcgtggctcaagagtttggagtccgtcttgtaa